The segment GATAGAGCAATAAACTTTAACTTCGAAATCGAACCTGAACCTAAAAAATTATTTATGCTGTCAAATGAATTATATTCAGAAATAAAACAATCAAGGCACATGGATCATTGAAAACTCTAATATATATCATTAAAACTCTCTTCTTATCTCCAGAAGTTGTTTCGGGTCAAATAATTCTAATTTTCTTTCTTTTAGATGAAACTATTTTCAATAAAATTTCTAAAAAATTTATTTCGGATGCTAACATACTTTTCTTATTTATTCCAACTTCAATATTCCTTGCGTTCGGATTAAACACTGCGGTAAAAACCTTATTGCCACATACAAATAATAAAGAACTCGTTAATTGGCCCGAATATATAAACCTAAGAATAACAACGTTAATTGCTATATTTTGGAATTTACTTCCATTCCCATACCCTTTACTACTGTTTTTAGATATCACCTCAACGAATCCAATCAACTTTACTCTATTTTACATAACTCCCTTAGTAACTTCTTTTGTTTCCTCTACTACTTTGTATACAGCCTCACTAAGGATTAGAGAGATACTGGAATCGAAACTATAACGCCACTACGCATAACAGCGCCTTCTCGCTTCGCTTCGGGACTTGCCCTCGCTCGGCCTACGGCAAATTTCCCGCTTTCCCTAACGCCTCAAAGAGGCTCAGGGCGGGAAACTTCGGGAAGGCTCAATCGTTATACGATATCCTCAAAATTTATATTAAAAGGTAAAAAAATGGGTGAAAACAAAGAAGAAACTTTAAATCAAATTCTATTACTAGAAGAAGAAAAGTTAAAAATAAAAAATGCAATTAAATCTAGCGGAGATATACTAATTTTCATTGGATTCTTAACTTTAGTAAATGTTCCAGCTTTAGCTTACTTTGAAATAATTTTTCCTATCGGTCTTTTTTCTCCTTTTCTATTTATTCAAAAAATAGCTCCATTTTTTACTGATAATTATTACTACTGGTTAACATTTATAGTCTTGAACCTTTTCATCTGGGTTTTCTTTACTTTTTTAAGTAATAACGCAAACAAAAACTCAAAAATAGCATTCTATATTGCTTTTATAATTTATAGTTTAGACACTATTTTAAGTGCCACTTATCAAGAATGGTTTATTACCTTTTTCCATTTGATTTTCTTATACCAGATTTTTTCTGGATATTCTAAGATTGATAATCTATTAAAATTAGAAAAAGACATCTCTAAAATAAGAAACATAACAACTGAATAATGATGCTGGATTTATTTTTTAAAGCTAAATCTAATACATTTATTCAAGCAGAAAACATTATTTACTAAACTTTCGGACATCGTATAACAGCGGGGAAACGCTGCGCTTCGGCACAAGGCCTCGCTTGGGCTGTGCCACATTCCTCTCCGTCACGCTTTCTTGCTCTCGCAAAAAGCGCGCCGACGCTAACGCCTCCTTCGAAGGCTCAGCTACGAGGAACGTCGTATCCCCTAGTTCGTTATACGCAATAGGCAACATAAAATATTAAATGATATTTGATTTATTTTCAAAAAAGCAAAAAAGGTTGCGGGGAGAGATTCCAGATGTCTACAGTTATGAAGATATCCCCAACAGATTAAGAGTACAAATTGTACATATTATTCAAGATGCAATCGGTATTGATAAAAATTATTATGGATATGAAAATAAAGTTAACAAATCTTACCAATTTATCCAGAGAACACTTTGCAGAGAATACGGCAAATTTTATCTACTTGACAGAGACAATTTACCTCAAATCGATGTTCTAAACTTCTTTTTACAGACAAAAGATTATGAGGAAGCAATTGATGTCATCGATTTAGCTTTCAAATACATTGAAAGGGTAATCAATGGTGATAACTACCAGGAATACTTATATAACACTGAAGTGAAAATAAAATCTGACCAAGCAATTGAAGAACTAAATGATCGGTTCAAAGAACATGCAATTGGATACCAGTTTAATGGAGAAATCATTCGAGTAGACTCCACATATTCACATTCAGAAATAGCAAAACCAACACTGACTTTGTTGAGAGGTAAGAAATTTATAGGAGCAAATGAAGAATACCTTAAAGCACATGAGCATTATAGACATGGAAGAAACAAAGAATGTTTAACAGACTGCTTAAAAGCATTTGAGAGTGTATTAAAAATTATTTGTAAAGAAAAAGGCTGGACATTTAGCCCAACAGATACTTCAAAAAAATTGATCCAGATATGTTTTCAAAACAATTTAATTCCAAGTTTTACACAAAATCAATTTACCTCTTTACAGAATTTACTCGAGAGCGGTATCCCAACAATTCGAAACAAATTAGGCGGACATGGTCAAGGACAAGTTCCACAAAAAGTGGACGATGAAATGACGAGATATGCGTTAAACCTTACGGGAACTAATATTATTTTTTTGATAGAACAAAGCGGATTATAAAGCCTACTGCGTATAACTTCCGCTAACCACTTCGCTGCGGGACTTCGCCCTTGCTCGGTCTACGACACATAGGCTTCTGGCACTCCCCTTGCTTAACGCAAGTGTCGTTCCAGTCCCTAACGTCCCTTCTAGGGACTCAGGGCCAGCCTACGTCGGTTAGCTAGTTCGTTATGCGTAATTGACCAAATGAAATTTAAAAATAATCAAGGAAGATAGAAATGGGAATTTTCTCAAATATATTTAAAAACAAAAAACCTTTAGATAAAACTTATTTAGTAACTGCACAACTAAATCATCTATTAATGCCTATAGATAGAGGAAATATCTACGAGGAT is part of the Leptospira brenneri genome and harbors:
- a CDS encoding STM4504/CBY_0614 family protein; protein product: MIFDLFSKKQKRLRGEIPDVYSYEDIPNRLRVQIVHIIQDAIGIDKNYYGYENKVNKSYQFIQRTLCREYGKFYLLDRDNLPQIDVLNFFLQTKDYEEAIDVIDLAFKYIERVINGDNYQEYLYNTEVKIKSDQAIEELNDRFKEHAIGYQFNGEIIRVDSTYSHSEIAKPTLTLLRGKKFIGANEEYLKAHEHYRHGRNKECLTDCLKAFESVLKIICKEKGWTFSPTDTSKKLIQICFQNNLIPSFTQNQFTSLQNLLESGIPTIRNKLGGHGQGQVPQKVDDEMTRYALNLTGTNIIFLIEQSGL